The Pseudomonas sp. FP2309 genome has a window encoding:
- the moeB gene encoding molybdopterin-synthase adenylyltransferase MoeB, whose amino-acid sequence MDVLRPEALEQIYAHASRSYPEECCGFVFADGSVYLGCNIQNELHRKNPEMYPRSAANGYTFSVADTLLLNKAFRSDNPVVVIYHSHPDVGAYFSDEDQDKALFMGEPIYPVSYLVVDVRQGQALGSKLFAWDGKHFALTPFNDLHTELSMNAVSFPDILVRVAKLPESTLKGTGSTLREVMENLCSSHPQLRQHLFHENNNQLKEHFLFTAEQALIDADEPLPEKTRIEVLLATSGGIDVDSLSNEEVQRYVRHITLPGVGREGQLNLKKAKVLIIGTGGLGSPISLYLAAAGIGTLGLVDFDVVESSNLQRQIVHGNSTLGMPKVESAKQRLQDLNRHIQINAHDTALNADNALELVDAYDLVIDGTDNFDTRYLVNDACVQLDKPLVYGAIYRFDGQISVLNYKGGPCYRCLFPQAPPAELAPNCSAGGVIGVLPGVVGMIQATEAIKLLIGIGEPLSGRLMRFDALAMKFSEIRFKRRADCPCCSELRHSETVAPAVCADKMPSVPSLAEERYIKPRALKQLLEHPRSADVLLDVRDASELEVCKLPGVVHIPLDELDGQLDRLSRDSTHYLICYAGTRAERAASTLLAAGFANTKVLQGGMKHWVRDVEPDMPLY is encoded by the coding sequence ATGGACGTGCTCCGCCCCGAAGCCCTGGAACAGATTTACGCCCACGCCAGCCGCAGCTATCCCGAGGAATGCTGTGGCTTCGTCTTCGCCGACGGCAGCGTGTACCTGGGCTGCAATATCCAGAATGAACTGCACCGCAAGAACCCCGAGATGTACCCGCGCAGCGCGGCCAATGGCTACACCTTTTCCGTGGCCGACACCCTGCTGCTGAACAAGGCGTTTCGCAGCGACAACCCGGTGGTGGTGATCTACCACTCCCACCCGGACGTCGGCGCCTATTTCAGCGATGAAGACCAGGACAAGGCCCTGTTCATGGGCGAACCGATCTACCCGGTGAGCTACCTGGTGGTCGATGTTCGCCAGGGCCAGGCCCTGGGCTCCAAGCTGTTTGCCTGGGATGGCAAGCATTTCGCCCTCACCCCTTTCAACGACCTGCACACGGAGTTGTCCATGAACGCTGTTTCTTTCCCCGATATCCTGGTTCGTGTGGCCAAGCTGCCGGAATCGACCCTTAAGGGCACCGGATCGACACTGCGCGAAGTCATGGAAAACCTCTGCAGCAGCCACCCGCAGTTGCGTCAGCATCTGTTTCACGAGAACAACAACCAGCTCAAGGAGCACTTCCTGTTTACCGCCGAGCAAGCGCTGATCGACGCGGATGAACCCTTGCCGGAAAAAACCAGAATCGAAGTGCTGCTCGCAACATCAGGCGGCATCGACGTCGACAGTTTGAGCAATGAAGAAGTCCAGCGCTATGTGCGCCACATCACCCTGCCCGGGGTCGGCCGCGAAGGCCAGTTGAACCTCAAAAAAGCCAAGGTGCTGATCATCGGCACCGGCGGTCTGGGATCGCCCATCAGCCTGTATCTGGCGGCAGCCGGCATTGGCACCCTGGGCCTGGTGGATTTCGACGTGGTGGAAAGCAGCAACCTGCAGCGCCAGATCGTCCACGGCAATAGCACGCTGGGCATGCCCAAGGTCGAGTCCGCCAAGCAGCGTTTGCAGGACCTCAACCGTCACATCCAGATCAACGCCCACGACACCGCCTTGAATGCCGACAATGCCCTGGAACTGGTGGACGCCTATGACCTGGTGATCGATGGCACGGACAATTTCGACACCCGCTACCTGGTCAACGACGCCTGCGTACAGCTGGACAAGCCCTTGGTGTACGGCGCCATCTACCGTTTCGACGGGCAGATCAGCGTGCTCAACTACAAAGGCGGGCCGTGCTACCGCTGCCTGTTCCCCCAGGCACCGCCGGCGGAACTGGCGCCCAATTGCAGCGCCGGTGGCGTGATCGGCGTGCTGCCGGGGGTGGTGGGGATGATCCAGGCCACTGAAGCGATCAAATTGCTGATCGGCATCGGCGAGCCGCTGTCGGGGCGCCTGATGCGGTTTGATGCGTTGGCGATGAAGTTCAGCGAGATCCGCTTCAAGCGCCGCGCCGATTGCCCGTGCTGTTCAGAGTTGCGGCACAGTGAAACCGTCGCGCCGGCGGTCTGCGCCGACAAGATGCCGAGTGTTCCGTCATTGGCAGAAGAGCGCTACATCAAGCCACGGGCACTCAAGCAATTGCTCGAACACCCGCGCAGTGCCGACGTGTTGCTGGACGTGCGCGACGCCAGCGAACTGGAGGTGTGCAAGTTACCAGGCGTGGTGCATATCCCCCTGGATGAGCTGGACGGGCAACTCGACCGCCTCAGCCGCGACAGCACTCACTACCTGATCTGCTATGCCGGCACCCGCGCCGAACGGGCCGCCAGCACGCTGCTGGCCGCCGGGTTCGCCAACACCAAAGTGCTGCAAGGCGGCATGAAGCACTGGGTGCGCGACGTCGAACCCGACATGCCGTTGTACTGA
- a CDS encoding PLP-dependent cysteine synthase family protein, translating into MLHNSILDVIGDTPIVRLTQFSEDLGIEVYAKLESLNPGGSHKARIALAMILDAERRGVLIRDSGQTIIEPSGGNTGIGLVMAGNVLGYKVVLVIPDNYSPEKQKLLRLYGAKVVLSDSRLGNNSHGEKCMELQLENPSYVMLNQQRNGANPQTHRDTTAPEIIRAFGKRRVDYFVSGIGTGGHITGIGETLKTHWPAIRVMGVEPEECDLLKNQHAPHHIQGLSIGVIPSILNLDMIDGMLKVSRQDCIDMIKRIMRTDAISLGLSSAANMVAIARLAPELPPETVVLTMVYDNADSYLPSFE; encoded by the coding sequence ATGCTGCATAACTCAATCCTCGATGTCATCGGCGACACACCCATCGTGCGCCTGACGCAGTTCTCCGAAGACCTCGGCATCGAGGTCTACGCCAAGCTCGAATCACTCAACCCAGGCGGCAGCCACAAGGCGCGCATCGCCTTGGCCATGATCCTCGACGCCGAGCGCCGGGGCGTGCTGATCCGCGATTCCGGGCAAACCATCATCGAACCCAGCGGCGGCAACACCGGCATAGGCCTGGTCATGGCCGGCAATGTGCTGGGCTACAAGGTGGTGCTGGTGATTCCCGACAACTACAGCCCCGAGAAGCAAAAGCTGCTGCGGTTGTACGGGGCCAAGGTGGTGCTGTCCGACAGCCGTCTCGGCAACAACTCCCATGGCGAAAAATGCATGGAGCTGCAACTGGAAAACCCGAGCTACGTGATGCTCAACCAGCAACGCAACGGCGCCAACCCACAGACCCATCGCGACACCACCGCGCCGGAAATCATCCGCGCCTTTGGCAAGCGCCGCGTGGACTACTTCGTGTCCGGCATCGGCACCGGTGGCCATATCACCGGTATCGGCGAAACACTCAAGACCCACTGGCCGGCCATCCGCGTGATGGGCGTGGAGCCCGAAGAGTGTGACCTGCTGAAAAACCAGCATGCGCCGCACCATATCCAGGGCCTGTCGATTGGCGTGATTCCAAGCATCCTCAACCTGGATATGATCGACGGCATGCTCAAGGTCTCGCGCCAGGACTGCATCGACATGATCAAACGCATCATGCGCACCGACGCCATCAGCCTGGGCCTGTCCTCCGCCGCCAATATGGTGGCCATCGCCAGGCTCGCCCCCGAACTACCGCCCGAAACGGTGGTGTTGACCATGGTCTATGACAATGCCGACAGCTACCTGCCCAGCTTCGAATAA
- a CDS encoding alanyl-tRNA editing protein: protein MSVHTMETLALFDSAPYQNAFSARVIAISEHGIALEHTLFYPTGGGQPGDTGHLTLPDGTRVEVTGTVRDPVLRSIIWHQVEHCPEQLTSGVQVDAGLNWERRYQHMKMHTCLHLLCSIIDAPVTGCSISADKGRLDFDLPEMTLDKETITHDLNALIEQAHQVNTLSMPASEYATLLQITRTQAVAPPVIQGSVRVIEIAGIDIQPCGGTHVLNTEEIGRVFCEKIEKKSKHNRRVILRFEG from the coding sequence ATGTCCGTGCACACCATGGAAACCCTGGCGCTGTTCGACAGCGCGCCCTACCAGAACGCGTTCAGCGCCCGGGTGATTGCCATCAGCGAACACGGCATTGCTCTGGAGCACACGCTGTTCTACCCCACCGGCGGCGGGCAGCCAGGGGACACTGGCCACTTGACCTTGCCTGATGGCACGCGGGTGGAAGTGACCGGCACCGTGCGCGACCCGGTGCTGCGTTCGATCATCTGGCACCAGGTGGAACATTGCCCGGAGCAATTGACCAGCGGCGTGCAGGTAGACGCAGGCCTGAACTGGGAACGTCGCTACCAGCACATGAAAATGCATACCTGCCTGCACCTGCTGTGCTCAATCATCGACGCGCCGGTGACCGGTTGCAGCATCAGTGCAGACAAAGGTCGCCTGGATTTCGACCTGCCGGAAATGACCCTCGATAAAGAAACGATCACCCACGACCTCAACGCGCTGATCGAGCAGGCCCATCAGGTCAATACCCTGTCGATGCCTGCCTCGGAATACGCCACCCTGCTGCAGATCACCCGCACCCAGGCGGTTGCACCGCCGGTGATCCAGGGCTCGGTAAGGGTGATTGAAATTGCCGGGATCGATATCCAGCCATGCGGCGGCACCCATGTGCTCAATACCGAAGAAATCGGCCGGGTGTTCTGCGAGAAAATCGAGAAGAAGAGCAAGCACAACCGCCGTGTAATCCTGCGGTTTGAGGGATAA
- a CDS encoding serine O-acetyltransferase, which yields MGGFIDMQQLHDELLTHLIKTLTPAQMKQLEPHLAPLIQNAAQAVAEDLIAYAYRDPASRGRGELILESYASFKAVLYYRLAHLVWNFPEQTNAMFSRIALKLSNQGKVLSGAEIHPAARIGRRFVLDHGYGTVIGETCEIGNDCYILCGVTLGARGIANNPDGKRHPRLGNNVEVGSGARVLGYVQIGDNVFISPSCVITQDVPAGTKVKVVNQIQLQKNDESDHSNYLGAFALDERLHVVGEINASHKVTVLDADFHPLPGVMLEPTVKERHHLQFRLHRVESANHLPRLPLNLKVCGPEFEITLLSPPGLSAMVRHLLQASPLIVGG from the coding sequence ATGGGCGGCTTTATCGACATGCAACAGCTGCACGATGAGTTGCTCACCCATCTCATCAAGACACTCACGCCCGCGCAGATGAAGCAACTGGAACCGCACCTGGCACCGTTGATCCAGAACGCGGCGCAGGCAGTGGCCGAGGACCTGATTGCCTATGCCTACCGCGACCCGGCGTCCCGAGGGCGCGGCGAGCTGATCCTGGAATCCTACGCCTCGTTCAAGGCGGTGTTGTATTACCGGCTCGCGCACCTGGTGTGGAATTTTCCCGAACAGACCAACGCCATGTTCTCGCGCATTGCCCTCAAGCTCAGCAACCAAGGCAAGGTGCTGTCCGGTGCAGAAATTCACCCCGCGGCGCGAATCGGCCGGCGCTTTGTGCTGGACCACGGTTACGGCACGGTGATCGGTGAAACCTGTGAGATCGGCAACGACTGCTACATCCTTTGCGGCGTGACCCTGGGCGCCCGTGGCATTGCCAACAACCCGGACGGCAAGCGCCACCCGCGCTTGGGCAATAACGTCGAAGTCGGCTCCGGTGCCCGGGTGCTGGGCTATGTGCAGATCGGCGATAACGTTTTTATCAGCCCTTCGTGCGTGATTACCCAGGACGTGCCCGCGGGGACCAAGGTCAAGGTGGTCAACCAGATCCAACTGCAAAAAAACGACGAGTCCGACCACAGCAACTACCTCGGTGCCTTTGCTCTGGATGAGCGCCTGCATGTGGTCGGCGAGATCAATGCCAGTCACAAGGTCACGGTGCTCGATGCCGACTTTCACCCTTTGCCGGGGGTGATGCTCGAACCGACGGTGAAAGAGCGTCACCACCTGCAGTTTCGCCTTCATCGTGTTGAGTCAGCCAACCACCTGCCGCGCCTGCCGCTGAACCTGAAAGTCTGCGGCCCCGAATTTGAAATCACTCTGCTCTCGCCACCTGGCTTGAGTGCAATGGTGCGTCACCTGCTGCAAGCCAGCCCACTGATCGTCGGAGGTTGA